A genome region from Dermacentor silvarum isolate Dsil-2018 unplaced genomic scaffold, BIME_Dsil_1.4 Seq932, whole genome shotgun sequence includes the following:
- the LOC125942034 gene encoding LOW QUALITY PROTEIN: uncharacterized protein LOC125942034 (The sequence of the model RefSeq protein was modified relative to this genomic sequence to represent the inferred CDS: deleted 1 base in 1 codon): protein MNDATAATAEDILQQKLQGLSQKQQLAVRQCFEAAKRKSTRGMKYNKEWMLECILLKMRSPKLYDYIRRQNILVIPGKTTMRKYIASYMANFGFNENMLQTLKEKTSTMDPFKCQGGIVIDEMKLSEHLSVDTAGRVSGFVDLGAYTPKEEKQLPCDHGLVVMFVPLTGSWSQILGTFATRTNIKGELLAKIVLEATILAEKAGLFVNYVTCDAATWNRKMWRIMGVKANSKEVIAKRVHTSDDKRSLYFLSDFPHLVKNIRNRLLQTSFHTPDGKVSMGPLREALKIDENNLTLKAMPRLTKTHIEPNNFEKMRVSLAFQIFGSDSLRGLQLYKSQLEKCCGNIEPTQKFFRRMKSLITVMTARFPGEALRPNSPAVRDLEEFLEFLSRWEQTADKKNFLSECTTEGLRVTINSTLGLLSYLHAELGYSYLMTSRLSQHKIENLFDKPANLYKQQQLVDLLLDAGDFESAEGSLNSSSLSAPDHPYVVQHSDSRLTYYVAGYVVQCMHE, encoded by the exons ATGAATGATGCCACAGCAGCAACAGCTGAGGACATTTTACAGCAGAAGCTGCAAGGTCTGTCGCAGAAGCAGCAGCTAGCCGTCAGACAGTGTTTTGAAGCTGCAAAACGAAAAAGTACACGGGGCATGAAGTACAACAAGGAATGGATGCTGGAATGCATACTTCTTAAAATGCGCAGCCCCAAACTGTATGACTACATCCGGAGACAGAATATCTTAGTGATTCCAGGAAAAACGACTATG AGAAAGTATATTGCAAGCTACATGGCTAATTTTGGTTTTAATGAAAACATGCTTCAAACGCTAAAAGAGAAGACTTCCACAATGGACCCTTTCAAGTGCCAGGGAGGTATAGTGATAGACGAAATGAAACTCTCTGAGCACTTGTCTGTCGACACAGCTGGCAGGGTCAGTGGTTTCGTCGACTTGGGTGCCTACACACCTAAAGAAGAAAAGCAACTGCCTTGTGACCACGGTCTTGTGGTAATGTTTGTGCCCCTCACTGGTAGCTGGAGCCAAATACTGGGAACATTTGCTACACGCACAAACATCAAGGGGGAGTTACTTGCAAAGATAGTGCTGGAAGCCACAATTCTGGCAGAGAAAGCAGGGCTTTTCGTCAACTATGTCACGTGCGATGCCGCGACATGGAACAGAAAAATGTGGCGGATTATGGGTGTGAAGGCAAATTCAAAAGAAGTTATTGCTAAAAGGGTGCATACTTCTGACGACAAGAGGTCCCTTTACTTCCTATCGGATTTTCCACACCTTGTGAAGAACATCCGCAACAGACTTCTTCAAACAAGCTTCCACACGCCAGATGGAAAG GTCTCTATGGGGCCACTGCGAGAAGCTTTGAAGATTGATGAGAACAACCTCACCTTGAAAGCCATGCCTCGGCTTACGAAGACCCACATAGAGCCAAATAATTTTGAAAAGATGCGTGTGTCCCTCGCCTTCCAGATTTTCGGCTCTGATTCTTTGAGAGGCCTTCAGCTTTACAAATCACAGCTTGAGAAATGTTGTGGAAACATTGAGCCAACGCAGAAGTTTTTCAG GAGGATGAAGTCTCTCATCACAGTGATGACAGCACGTTTTCCAGGGGAAGCTTTGAGGCCCAACTCTCCGGCAGTACGAGACCTCGAAGAATTCTTGGAATTCCTCTCAAGATGGGAACAGACTGCTGATAAAAAGAACTTCTTGAGTGAATGTACGACGGAAGGACTGAGGGTCACTATAAATAGTACCTTGGGTCTTCTTAGCTATCTACATGCAGAGCTTGGCTATTCCTACCTTATGACAAGCCGCTTAAGCCAGCATAAGATTGAAAACCTATTTG ACAAGCCTGCTAATTTGTATAAGCAGCAGCAACTGGTTGATTTGTTACTTGATGCTGGAGACTTCGAAAGTGCTGAAGGTTCGCTTAATAGCAGTTCTTTGTCTGCACCAGACCACCCATACGTTGTTCAGCACAGCGACTCGAGGCTTACGTACTATGTGGCAGGCtatgttgtgcagtgcatgcaTGAATGA